From Candidatus Binataceae bacterium, one genomic window encodes:
- the tsaB gene encoding tRNA (adenosine(37)-N6)-threonylcarbamoyltransferase complex dimerization subunit type 1 TsaB: MTSHASFKVESLLAEASQVGPVLGLETGGAHASLALSWSGGLTTDRLPAGEPHARTLANAVTRLMDRCGIGLADLAAIAVGLGPGSFTGLRVALSYAKGMTLVGGCRLVGIPSLDALALCAAVAWQPTHELQLCPLLDARKGEVYAAIYCGQHEGLVRLCDDLVIKPRELAARLQEPVVFFGEGALVYAGELVAARQGRVAELGAGWTAAEAIAILGAARLARHQIDNARGLEPRYVRPPEAELKLKRASTAAGAEVVWSSEKKRSFTNISMMRS; this comes from the coding sequence GAGGCAAGCCAGGTGGGGCCGGTTCTGGGTCTGGAAACTGGCGGCGCGCACGCCAGCTTGGCGCTAAGTTGGTCGGGCGGCTTGACCACCGATAGGTTGCCGGCGGGGGAGCCTCACGCTCGGACATTGGCGAACGCCGTGACCCGATTAATGGATCGATGCGGCATAGGGTTGGCGGACCTGGCGGCGATCGCGGTGGGTTTGGGCCCGGGGTCATTCACCGGCCTGCGCGTGGCGCTGAGCTATGCCAAGGGGATGACGCTGGTGGGAGGCTGCCGCCTGGTCGGGATTCCCAGTCTGGATGCCTTGGCGCTGTGCGCGGCGGTGGCTTGGCAGCCGACCCACGAGTTGCAATTGTGCCCGTTGCTTGACGCTCGCAAGGGCGAGGTGTACGCAGCTATTTATTGCGGGCAGCATGAGGGGTTGGTCCGGCTGTGTGATGACTTGGTTATCAAACCCCGGGAATTGGCTGCTCGGCTGCAAGAGCCGGTAGTGTTCTTCGGTGAGGGCGCGCTGGTGTACGCCGGTGAGCTGGTGGCGGCGCGCCAGGGGAGGGTGGCGGAGTTGGGGGCGGGGTGGACGGCGGCGGAGGCGATTGCGATCTTGGGAGCGGCGCGGCTGGCGCGCCATCAGATCGATAACGCACGCGGCCTGGAACCGCGCTATGTGAGGCCCCCGGAGGCCGAGCTCAAGCTCAAGCGGGCGAGCACGGCGGCCGGAGCGGAGGTCGTATGGAGCAGCGAGAAGAAGCGCTCGTTCACGAACATTTCGATGATGCGGAGCTGA